Part of the Benincasa hispida cultivar B227 chromosome 12, ASM972705v1, whole genome shotgun sequence genome is shown below.
AATTGATACTTGTCAGAGAATAGAAGAGAAGATCGAGTGGAGGTGTCCAACGTGTAGAGAAGAAATGGTATTTGTACTATTTTGTATTGTGAATACTTGGAGAAGACTAAAGAACAATTCTTCAAACAAAATACTTCTCGACCCAATTTTGTGCTTAACCTTGTAAATTTAATAACTTGTGATGTTCTGTATTTAATTCTGcaaaatttcttcttctaattcaaAGACAAAAGCGATAAAACGCTTCCGTTACGAGAATCAATCCTTTCATTTATAAGACTAAGATAATACATAATgttgatataaatatattatcttaagattaaaatactattttgatctTTGTACTTTGagacttatttaattttagtctttttactTTCAACGATTCAACCCTTCAATTTTCGTTCACAGTTAACATTGGGCCTTTGATAATCCAACTCTTGATGGATGGTGCAAATGGACTGGATATAATATTTGGATCCATGATATGAGAGGTTAAAAGTGTGGGAAACTGAGGCTCGTAGCTAGGTTTGAAAAGCACCAATAAAGGGGCTTTTGACATTGGACCTTCGTACCcataaaatagttaaaattttaaaaatatagaaattaaatcgttatgttaatattttattttcaaaaagttcAGGCAtctaaagtattttttagccTAAAATTCTTTTGTTCTTCTATTTgcttgtttcatttttttttttttaagttaaacaaTTATAGCAATAAAAGTATAATTACTTTTTTAAGATCAAACAAAACACAGAAAGGAAAATTCAAACTTCTGAGTTCTAATATTTTGGTTGAGATAACAAACATTATATCAGTCGATGCTCATGGTAACGATTGTCATGTTCAATTAAGAACAGAGATACAAACCCTAATCTAAaataagtattaaaaaaaaaaatctaaaaagagtcattttaatatgaaaagaaatagaagaaatTCTATAATAATTCGCTAACTTGAGCAGTTCAAACTTATTACGGTAAGAAGAGAACTAAGAAGTTTGAATTTCCTGTAAATTTTGGGTCGAACCTGAACGAAGAAAAAATGGGGAAACCGCCGAATTCGCCGGAGAATCAGCCGCCTCTTCACCGGAGCGACGCCGAAGACGACGACGAGAACGTGAAGCAGCTCAATGAATGCTCATCCTTCTACTTATCGTTACAGGTTCTTCGTGGCCGTTCTGTTCAtcgtcttctttttttttacgTTCTGCTAAAACCCTAAGCCCTGAAATGCAAATTGATGTTTATTGTCTTGATCGCCATAATTTTCAGGATTGTCTTATCAAAACTAACAGGAACTGGAAAGCTTGCCAGGCTGGTATGCCGCTCATCTCTCAGTGACAATCGTTACACAAATTCAATCATGTCTTCTTGttctaaattctaattttgtttatAGGTTCCATCTTTGAATTGTATAGATCTATCCCTTAAATTGAACCTGAATTGGTTATGGCCATCTGCTGAAATTTTGCAATTCTTGAAATTTTCATCTAAAATGACTGTTCTAATTCATTACCTCGCAAATGATTTTGTCTAGCAGAAGTTCAAGCTTTGAAGTCTTGCAGTGAGAGAAGGAAACCTGGCCAACGCAAGTGAAGGTTCTGGGAAGGTGCATAGTGTACCAAATAATATCTAAGATTTTAGCTTTACttgattcaaaattttgttgtgTTAGACTTGTTTAAACATGTTTTGAGATATCTAAAAGTGTTTGTCATTATATCGAGACCTGGGCAACCCCTACCTTCTATAGCTTTGTGTATTACAACAAATGAAGAGTGAAAATTTGAACCTCCAACGTCAAGGGAAATGAGTATATGCTAATTACCACTGAACTATGTTCATGTTGACTTTATCTCTTAAAGTTAAACACAAGTATTCATGTTGGTGATTCGATATCTGAGAATTCGAATCATAATGTGGAGTATGAAAATTTGAACATCTGACGTCAAGAGAAAGGATACATGCTAATTACCACTGAACTATGCTCATGTTAACTCTGTCTCTTAAAGTTAGTGTAAGATATACATGTGGGCTCATGTTAACTCTGTCTCTTAAAGTTAATGTAAGACATACATGTGGGTGATTTGGGGTCTGAGAATTTGAATCATAAAACATTGAAATGAGAAAATGCATTGAAGTTGGATGTTTTTCAGGGTCCCTCTGACCAACAACATGTGATAATCAGCCACAAGTTTACTTCACAACAAACTAAACCATTGACATGACACTTTTCAAGCAATGGATCTACCTTAAGCAAACACAAAAAGAAAGggtattatttttctctattaacAACATCTTCTACCTTACTACCATGCCAGCCAGAATTGAAGAGACAAGGTAACAAAGTGGGGTCTCAAACTTGTTTGTCATTGAGCTTTGAAGTTAACCACCTCATTAAATTCCCTTCTCTGTCTTGTCCTTTTTATGTAACTGTAGATTTTCACTTtcagtctctatcatgaatttGCAAGCATCCATCAAGAGAACAATCCATCCATTTTTCCACGTCTAAGATACCAACCCACTGTCTCTATCAACTTAGTTGGTCCAATGCTGAACTGGAAGATGGGTATTTGTTTCAACTGTAAAGTATAAACAAAGTGAAGTCAGAAACTAAGAGGTAATTCTTCTAAGCAAAATTAAGATTGATATGTCTGTTAGTCAGTAGTATTACCTTTCAGGATGCCTTACAAGTTTCTTCTGCTGGTGGAGGAATGTTATAGTAACACTGAAGTCTGAATAAACAAGCTTTTCTCcatgagaaaataaaaaaacgtTTAACTTTGAAGATCAAAGACATGTTTGAAATGACTTTCCAATCCTAAATTTAGCGGTAGAACGTCATAAAGCAGGAGAGACTACCATTATAAAGGTGTCTGATTATTCAGCGTTGGAACCACGATCACTGGGTTCCGATTTGTCACAGCAACATGTTGAGAGTTCGGTTTGGAAGGTAGATCTGAGAAATCGATTCTCGAAGAAGCAGTCTCCATCCCAGTGCTGGAAGGATGCTCAGCACCTGACTAAAGCAACAAAACAAACAAGGGAGGAACAAGGTTTACAAAGCTAATGAATTGATGAGAGATGAGAAAACTAAGCATTGAACCAtcaattttcaattcaaaatataggCTTATCTCAAAGGGGATAACAGAGATATAAGAacaaaatgtgttttttttttaatctgtcCAACAGCATCCTGCATTCTGCTGTTGAAAACTATATCATCATCATATTCAAGAGCACGGAAAATGTAGCCGAAATAATTCTTGTAAATTTCATACATTAGACAAGCCTTTGATTTGAACAACAATGATCGTTATATCATCGGTTCGATTTTCATGTTCCATCCATAGTTTATACGACTCGGCAGCAATGGCAGTACATGCATCTTGAGGATCTGCATAACTTGATGCCTATAtagagagattaaaaaaaaccctTAGAAATTTTGTTAAGGAGAGTAATAAAAGAGGGAaacaaattaatctaaaatgcTCTAAGATACTGTAGTTATGATTAAAACGTAGTAAACAAACACGACTACATATATGTTCACAAATTGGCTAGTGAAAGTCTTTCCTATTGAGTTCAGCAGTTCATAAGTAATATGCAACAACAACTAAACAGACAAAGTATGCCTGTctaataatcattttgttttgttttttcttttgaaaaaataaacattacTTCTACTTATAATTTTCTTCATTACTTCTActtataattttctttctttattaccTACTTtctaaaaacattttaaaaaataaaaccaaaatttgaaatgttaaaagaaaaaagttttcaaatgatttgaaggataaattacaaatttaatctctataatttagaaaagttaaaatttagttcATTTGATTTTAATAGTTAGAATTTAATACTCATAGCTGGATAGAAATCTCACAAATAGTGCCTACCATAGAGGACTATTTATAAGAGTTTTATCAATATGTGGagtctaaattttaattataaactatagagactaaattctaactttctccaAAAGGTGGCTTCAGTGAAGATATCGTCAAAATATTGTGAGAGAACCAcggtaattttcaaaaacaaaatagctATCTAATAGGGCCTCTATCTACCAATCTTCGACATGGAAATCGGGATATCATGACCAAGAAGAACtcatgaaagaaaaagatgGCTAAAATGTGGTTTGCTAAATCATGCAATGCTAGAAATTGATCACATTACATACCATATCAACAACAGTTTGACTTGAAAGGAACTCAAAAACTCCATCACTGGCAACCACAAAGAAAAGATGATTGGGGTTAAGCTGAAGAACCAAAACCTCAGGAACAGCATTTACACCAATCTTTTCTGCAGTACTATCACCAATGCTTCTAGTAAATGCAGTCCCAGGATACAATCCATTTTGAACCCACAGTCGAGGCGGATCGCCGCCCTGACTTTCTTCGTCGCCCCAGCATTGAATATCAGGATCCACAAGTCCTTCCACTTGATCAACACTCAAAACTCTAGCCCCACAAAGTTTAACTCTCTCATACTCATCTTTTCTAAATGGTGTTTGATCATTAGACAAGTCCTTAGCAAGAACACAATTCCCTTCTTTAACTGCAATTACAGCTCTTGAATCCCCAACATTAGCCACATACAGAGTATCCCCAACAACAAGAACTGTAATTGCAGTTGTTCCACTCATGGAATCATCAATCTCACTTGTATGTAACTCATCATTGGTAGATAAAAATGCTGAATTATAAGCTTGTACAGGATCATCTAACAATGTGGGATCATTACATAACTTTTCTATTAATCTATCCTTTACAAAGTTTGAACACTGCATTCCAAATTGACCATGCCCATCAAAAACACCAAAGAAATGGGCATTTGGGTTACCTTGAATATTTGTTCTAATGCAGAAACTGTCTTGGTTTTCTTTATCAGGAGATTCAGGGTAGTAACCCCGCTGAGCCAGTACCAAGTATTCCAAATGATAGTTGTGAGAAGCAACAGGAATCAACTCCAAGGATTTCTCAATCACAGTGTTGTTCTTATCTTGAAGACAATAAGGAACCCCTTGTCGAAAGTcttgggattctccaaccaacgATTTTGGGTAGCGACAGCAACATTTTGTATGGATACAACCCATAATTTCTCAAATGGAAGTAGAAAAGCTGAGGGTTTGAACTTACCAACAAGGTGTTCGATGAAAGTCTTCAAAGAAGAAATAgtataaattgaagttgaacTATAAAATACTCAACTCTTGTAGCAAAACCCAGATGTTTCTGACACAATCTAACCAAACCCCATCAGTTTTCCAGGGGGAAAACCCCATATTTTCAGAAGAACAGAGGGTGAAACAGAATGAACAGCAAAACCTATGTAAGAAGACAGAGAGAAAAGCCTTTTCTTCCCCCTCCCCCCCTACTCAGAAAACGATTGTGCAAAATGAAAGATTGCTTTTGCTTTGAGTAAAATTCTTCCTGACGCAAAAGGAAgcaccaaatatatatatatatatattataacagtaAGTTTAGAACAAAAACAACAGATAGAAGgggaaagggaaagggaaaatgGATTGGGGAAAgtatttttttggttttaaagaaagatCACAGCTCGAGGAGATAGAAAAAGGCGAAGTAATCGAGAAAAATTAACCCTAAGAACAAAATTTGGAGTAGAAAGCGTTGATAGAATGTGGGGTTTTGATGGTAACGAAAATACAGTCTAGGCTTTCAGTGAGCGAcagagaaaagagaagaagagggcATAGGAAAAGGTACAAGATTGACATCGAAGTGACCCAAAAACAGTAAGAAAAATTTGTTCACAAATTGAAAATCTTGAAACTCCTCAATTTTTTCTGTAATGGAGAATACTCTACttggaatttggagaaaattttcaaCAGAGCTTCCCGTGAACTGTGAAactgaaaactatttttttttcccagCCACATGTGAAGATAGTAGGTTAGAACCTTTGATTCTTTGAACATATATTTGTGTCTGGTCGTTGAGTTATTATCGAATTGACTATTTAAGAAAGGATGGACTCTATAGCCTGAGAACATAGTACAAACTAAACATGATCAATAAAGACAGGACAACACAATGAAAAAGGTTTTGGGCTAAGTAGGGGCATGCCTCTACTACCATTTATTAGGGACAACAACGCCTAAACATGTCCACAATGGTTTGAAATTGTCTAGTGTCTATTATGATTATAACGTTTATGACTTTACTTTTGGTTTCACATGAAAGGTTTTATGTCGTTGTAGATAGTTGTTCTCATTTATATATCCACAATCATCTTCTTATTTGACCAATGAGGCACTCTGGTCACATTTCCAACAAAACAAATATCATGAGAATAGATCCCAAGGGAGAGCTCACTGGCACACCCACACTAGGTGCCACTAGTAAAGTAGAGTAGAGTAGAGAAGACAGACATCTAATTGCACGGTGTCAAAACCATGCTAGAATAGATTCGTGTTACTCGTTTAGCCAAATTAGGGGTCAATAGAAAAGTGTTATGATACAATGGAGAAGGACATTGTATCATCTAATACATTATGAAGAGTGTTCAAGAAAGACAAGTTGAGTTGCAATCAAGAAAAGAACCAATCtgataaatagtaaaaactaacGACTAGCCAAAGTGAAAAGGGGtcaattgaaaatttatggTCCAAACTGGCGAACTCCTCCTCCCACTTTCCTCTACTTTTCCATCTTGAAGCTTGGAATTTCCAAGgtgtttttaattttcttcctatagatattgtattgtatgaccaAATTTTGGTCATTGTTCCCTTTTGAATAGAAAAAAGTCTATAATTGAgggtttttccttttctctcctTCAAATTGTGTGGCAAATGTGGATTTTTGGGAGGAGGGTTTGAAAATTTGGAGTCTTCTTCCTCTGCCTCATTTATGTTCAAGTAAATTTTGTGGAACAACCAAACTTAGACTATTGTGGACAATAATCCACCTAGTAGATATGTAATCTtaaccctttttttctttttgaagtaCAAAACAAAATCTTATGGTCTTGTTTTTTAAGAAACATGTCACTtcctataaaattgaaataatgcTCTTCTTATACCCATTCCCTAAATTTCAACTATTCCTCCAAATTGTGATGTTTCTTTAATTCAAGTATGCAAAAGaatttatactcctaaaatTTATGgcttattttaatttaaactttaaattaataataaatcttGGATTTTTTAAGTACATCAATTTACATtctccattatgttttatttaaaagaaaaaaatattgtgaaacttataattgtatcaattaaactcataatttcataaattgatCGATTTAGACAAAATTTCCTCTGAAAATCGTCCATGTATTTACTCTAATCATCCATTTTATAAAGTCgacatttgaagaagtctacatGCATTTGAGAATTAATACATCGATGATTTTCGATGGTAATTATAATGAAGGGTCCAAAATTGTTTCGCTTATAAATTTGAAGAGTTTAATcgttttaaataataaatttcatataatattagttgaatgaaatttgaaagaaagtacaaattgatacacttataaaaattcagagtttaaattgacattattattaatttatgatgTAAATTGATGCATCTTCCAAAGTTTAGGAGTAAAAATTgatattcatctttatatttattctACACTCTTACATATTTAGAGAAATTGTAATTTAGGgatgaatcaaatttttttcttttaattattacaaGGGAAAATCAATTTATATGATTGACCATCAAAGTTCTTCTCCTCTATTATTACACAATATTTTGTGTTATGATCATTTAATGTTTGGATAAATCTGACACTATCAAATCAACATGGTTAGTTGTTGAAATAGAAGTGGataatttaaatcaaatgaCAAATATGGAAGAGAAACTGTAAGAGAGGAATCACAAAAATTGAGAAATATCcattaaaaaaatgtgtatatatatatagatatatatataattgattggGTGGAAAATTATAGCTCAAAGATAGACCAAATATATGATCCAAAATAAAAATCTCTAAAAAGATTCTGAATATTAGATCTTTTCACCCTTTTTGAATTAAAGGTTTTATTTTTCTACCCCAATCATTTGAGTGTGTTACTTCACAAAATCCACTACATCTGTTCCCATAAAGGGAcaatgtgattgtgcatttctAACCATTTCTGTAGTACAATTTCTAACCATttaatttgaagaatttttaTGGCTCATAAAATTGTactatttgtattattttttctcACGAATAACGGATTAATTTGTCCATATCAACACAGCATAACTAGTTAAACCATATCTTTTCTACGAAGAGGTTTAGAGATTTGAATCTCTCACTTCCTACTCATTGATGAACCAAAAATAAAGAtgaatctcaaaaaaaaaaaaaaaccatgaccAAATGAAACCAAAAAAATACCAATCTAGTTACATCAAATATATAGTCTTTAGGGTTAAGTGTATGAATGTGTAAATatgtatgattaaaaaaaatcaattcgaACATAATTCAATGGATAAAACACATACTTTCAAGGTTCATCCTCTAgccatatttattattaaactaaaaaataaagaagatcAATGGAAAATTTGAAGAATAAAGTCCtctattattgttttatattGCTAACACATAACAATCGAGGGACCTATAATTTTAACTATAAGTTGAATGTTCTAACATTAGTTCAATGATATTGATATGAGATTTTAACGTCTAACTTACTCATAgtagataaaatatttaataaattgagCTCTATAACCCTAAATCATGGATGATATTTTTGTTATAGTTCAACGTTTTGGGTgcgtttatttatttaatttttttaaccgTTTCAGCAATTCTATTGTGCATCACCTTGCTCCAATCGATCCTAGACCGGAGAGGATATTATTTTATGTAGGTCTTCTTCTGTGGAAGACTtttggggttcttaagttgccATCTCAGGTTGTTGGTGCTTGTTAGTTTTATGTATTATCTCTTTGGAAAAATATATTAGGGTGATTAAACAGTATAGTTTACCGTGAGGTTACTTGGGCCAGGCCCACTCGTATCGAGAAGTTGGTAAACCCAAAAGCTATTTTGGTTCAGGGCTCTTAGGCCCATTGAGGATTTGATGGGCCCAAATAAAGAGCCTTTATTGGGCTAGAATAGCCTGGCCCTAGAAAAAggggtttattattattattattattgttgttgttatatTTTGGGGGAGTGTTGGATCTGAAAAGATTTAGGGAAGTGGGTAAAGGCTGGTGCTTTCTGGCCCTTGCATTTATTTGGCTTAGTTGCTTATAAAAAGGCTGCCCCTATTAGAATCTGAGTGACTGTCCAAAAGCAAAAGGACAAAATGGAAGGTAAATGGAAATTCATTTCATGCTCCAATTTCTGAGCCAATCTCAATTCCCAAATATTTCCCACTGAAAATTGGTGTTTGATTCCTCTCCTATGTCCCTAtccccccttttttttcttccttctgcCTCATACATTATGAGTGGGTTGGTTGGGGACCAAAACTATCCTAtctatttaagaaaaatgacaCCAAAGAAAAAAGATACATCCATCGAAGtgattttcttgaaatttagaCATTCAACTCGAGTCAATCAGTGCAGATAGTTCTACTACGAATATCAAAATCTCCTTAGTCACTCAAGTTTTTCTGAATTTGTATATCTATTTGGGGTACCAGTAGATTGGTTAGGTTTGTTTTTGACCAAAATCGATGTAGATATAGTTCGAGAAGAAAAAATCAATTAGCCAACTAAATCTACCTGAACCAAATTAATCGAAtgtgttttatttatttcaacaaCATATGAGATTAGAGATATTtgaatatctattttttttaatagagaaaGAATATGCCCAACCAATTATTGTTTATTAATCGGCTGTTTATCAATTTCATACTTTGACTAATATGccataaatagaatttaaatatAGTTCTAAACCTGATTAGAAttggtatttgatatatttaattatttaattcttttctttctccactTAGGATTTAAAGAGTTCCACTATATACTCTCTAACCCTATATGCATTATTCATTCTATAGATTATGTATTTCTGTAACATCTTCTCTAATAAAATTGTTCTCCTTTTACCCTCGTGGACATAGCTAACATATTGTTAgttgttagtgaaccacgtaaatTTGTGTGTTGATCTTCTTTATTCTTTTACGTTCTTTTGTCTTCTTTACTTGTTGATTTCGTAACAAGTTGAATTAGGTCAATTACTACTgctgaaatttgagtttgaacAAGAAAATTACCAATCTATGTATTACTCGTCATGTTAGCATGTTGTTACAAAattgacaattaaagaacacaaaaaggaacgtagagataaagaagatcgacacacagatatacgtagTTCaataacagtgtgttagctacgtccacgggcagaaagagaacagtattattagagagaatgttttcagaaaattacatcaaaacgacgcctctagggttagagagtttatatagcgcactactctaaaccctagggtcataaccgtaaataactacaaataaataaatatgctgaaCCCCCCACCAGGGCGTGCCGCCCCTGGACCCCGACTCGTTGGCTGGTCAGCGAGACccccgtacttggttgttcgaagtgCCAACAAATAAATTCAAAGCATTTCAACACATGCTTTTAAACATAGTGTAGTATCCATTAGCATTAACAAATATTTACGAAAAGAAACTTTTAGGGAGTGTGTCTCAACTTCACCAACTTCAATTATGTTTACCGTTGAAGTTTGTAAATTTACCAAAAAACTTCATCTTTCTCTTTTTGTCTCTTTTGAACAATTATCGAAGAATTTCAACTCTGTATTCGAAACACATATTTACTAATTTCAACTAAACGCTTCTGGCACTCCGAATATATACTTTGTAACTCCAACATATTAACTCTAGATTtcataattaaactaaataCCTCAAATATCCGATCCTACATGGTACACAAATTTTGTACCCTACATTGATGCAGGGGTTTTTAAGCAAAGGGTATTGGGTAATAGGAATGGGTGGGCGAGCCAGAAAATAAGTTAAGCATTAGAAAGGAATAATGGGCACGTGCAGAATCTGTTTGATAAAATGTCTGAAAGGGAAACCATATATTTCACTATTTTCTCCCTCTTTCCATCATCATATGCCGCTGCCTTAGGTGGGTGCCTTCCACGCCAGCCTTCATCATGCAAACATTTTCAAACTCATCATCCAATCCAAAACCATAGCTAAAATAACCCATCAATTTTATTTccaaacaaaaatgaaaatcattaaaTTCAACTCCCTCCCAAGTTAAAACCATCGTTAGTCTCAGCATAGTTCAACTTATTCAACGACTTTAAAATGTTAGATGTTCGGATATTTCCATCCTTATAATTCTATTTATTATAATCTCTATCGATTAAACTTACTAGAAATTAGAGGGAACTAcataagaaagaagaaggaaattacTCGAGTCTATAAGCTTTTCTCGATAGAAGCATTACTTAATTGGTCTTGACACATGAATATATCTCAATAAACTCAAAaatctttaaaagaaaaaaaattatttattgttatatctatcaaattaattactttGCTAAAAATATGGTCAATAACATAAGGAAAGAGGAGACAACAAGTACTTAATATAAGGTTGATGAAGTAGGATCAAAgtctaaaactttttttttccaatctaAAGATTCTTTAAATCGTTAAGATACATGCATCcgacaaaacaaaaaaaacaaaaaaacaaaacaaaacaattcGATTTTCTTGCTTTTAGCCTCTCATTgaattcaaaaaagaaaaaaagagatctaaaagttttatttattgtaATCTCTATTGAATAAACATGCTAGAAAATAAGGAGAATTACAtaaagaagaggagaaaaaaaaattacttgatATAAGGCTGACGAAGTAGAAGAATACTCGCACTTTGAATCTCAAGTTTCTAaa
Proteins encoded:
- the LOC120067189 gene encoding probable protein phosphatase 2C 35 isoform X2; translated protein: MGCIHTKCCCRYPKSLVGESQDFRQGVPYCLQDKNNTVIEKSLELIPVASHNYHLEYLVLAQRGYYPESPDKENQDSFCIRTNIQGNPNAHFFGVFDGHGQFGMQCSNFVKDRLIEKLCNDPTLLDDPVQAYNSAFLSTNDELHTSEIDDSMSGTTAITVLVVGDTLYVANVGDSRAVIAVKEGNCVLAKDLSNDQTPFRKDEYERVKLCGARVLSVDQVEGLVDPDIQCWGDEESQGGDPPRLWVQNGLYPGTAFTRSIGDSTAEKIGVNAVPEVLVLQLNPNHLFFVVASDGVFEFLSSQTVVDMASSYADPQDACTAIAAESYKLWMEHENRTDDITIIVVQIKGLSNVLSILPALGWRLLLRESISQIYLPNRTLNMLL
- the LOC120067189 gene encoding probable protein phosphatase 2C 35 isoform X3, with protein sequence MGCIHTKCCCRYPKSLVGESQDFRQGVPYCLQDKNNTVIEKSLELIPVASHNYHLEYLVLAQRGYYPESPDKENQDSFCIRTNIQGNPNAHFFGVFDGHGQFGMQCSNFVKDRLIEKLCNDPTLLDDPVQAYNSAFLSTNDELHTSEIDDSMSGTTAITVLVVGDTLYVANVGDSRAVIAVKEGNCVLAKDLSNDQTPFRKDEYERVKLCGARVLSVDQVEGLVDPDIQCWGDEESQGGDPPRLWVQNGLYPGTAFTRSIGDSTAEKIGVNAVPEVLVLQLNPNHLFFVVASDGVFEFLSSQTVVDMASSYADPQDACTAIAAESYKLWMEHENRTDDITIIVVQIKGLSNNAGCCWTD
- the LOC120067191 gene encoding uncharacterized protein LOC120067191, with protein sequence MGKPPNSPENQPPLHRSDAEDDDENVKQLNECSSFYLSLQDCLIKTNRNWKACQAEVQALKSCSERRKPGQRK
- the LOC120067189 gene encoding probable protein phosphatase 2C 35 isoform X1; translated protein: MGCIHTKCCCRYPKSLVGESQDFRQGVPYCLQDKNNTVIEKSLELIPVASHNYHLEYLVLAQRGYYPESPDKENQDSFCIRTNIQGNPNAHFFGVFDGHGQFGMQCSNFVKDRLIEKLCNDPTLLDDPVQAYNSAFLSTNDELHTSEIDDSMSGTTAITVLVVGDTLYVANVGDSRAVIAVKEGNCVLAKDLSNDQTPFRKDEYERVKLCGARVLSVDQVEGLVDPDIQCWGDEESQGGDPPRLWVQNGLYPGTAFTRSIGDSTAEKIGVNAVPEVLVLQLNPNHLFFVVASDGVFEFLSSQTVVDMASSYADPQDACTAIAAESYKLWMEHENRTDDITIIVVQIKGLSNSGAEHPSSTGMETASSRIDFSDLPSKPNSQHVAVTNRNPVIVVPTLNNQTPL